One window from the genome of Leptospira johnsonii encodes:
- a CDS encoding LysM peptidoglycan-binding domain-containing protein: MAFQNFPFSISRSKLFQFFAILLISVSLIGILAEPKKGVHEDVFEYKVKKNDTLSKIAKEFLQDPRNWKELLKYNEIPNPSLIREGTTLLIPGFLRKDTISATGEIIKPNAGPVAVADFQKGQVQFSRDFTPTGLPASWSKLSKDQLLNMDDWVQTGQGSSSKIIFTKNGTVVELREKTLTRIVKTTSESISEYKLNKDGGILELKSGYLEAKVPPKKPGDETRKFMVVTPTAVVGVRGTELYVSAPDPENTTVGCYKGELEVSAEGKTVAVPAGFGTTVVKGQAPSKPEKLPEKVELE, translated from the coding sequence ATGGCCTTCCAGAATTTCCCTTTTTCGATCTCTCGATCTAAACTTTTTCAATTTTTTGCAATCTTACTCATCTCTGTTTCTTTAATCGGAATACTTGCTGAACCCAAAAAGGGAGTCCATGAAGACGTTTTCGAATACAAGGTAAAAAAGAATGATACCTTATCCAAGATCGCAAAGGAATTCCTTCAAGACCCGAGGAACTGGAAAGAATTATTAAAATATAATGAAATTCCAAACCCTTCTTTGATTAGAGAAGGCACTACACTTTTGATCCCGGGCTTTTTAAGAAAGGATACCATCTCTGCAACCGGAGAAATTATAAAACCAAATGCTGGTCCTGTGGCAGTCGCTGATTTCCAAAAAGGACAGGTACAATTCTCCAGAGATTTTACTCCGACCGGACTTCCTGCAAGTTGGTCCAAACTTTCCAAAGACCAGTTATTGAACATGGACGATTGGGTCCAAACAGGACAAGGCTCTTCTTCTAAGATCATATTCACTAAAAATGGAACCGTTGTAGAGCTAAGAGAGAAGACTTTAACTAGGATTGTAAAAACAACTTCAGAGTCCATTTCAGAATACAAACTCAACAAGGACGGAGGAATTCTTGAACTCAAGTCAGGATATTTGGAAGCTAAGGTTCCTCCTAAAAAACCGGGAGATGAAACCCGCAAATTTATGGTCGTCACCCCCACAGCAGTGGTGGGAGTGAGAGGAACTGAATTATATGTAAGTGCTCCCGATCCTGAAAACACTACAGTAGGATGTTACAAAGGAGAATTAGAAGTTTCCGCAGAAGGAAAAACAGTGGCGGTCCCTGCAGGATTCGGAACTACTGTGGTAAAAGGACAAGCTCCTTCCAAACCGGAGAAACTTCCCGAAAAGGTTGAGTTAGAGTGA
- a CDS encoding acyl-CoA thioesterase encodes MELTIDKPVLSPHSFARIRFQDCDPFGHLNNARYMDYFLEARSEQLRETANFDFYEYGSSSGKSWVVSKVETQYLEPVKQNDVVKIVTRLIKLTPATIHNEYLLLDKEGSRLKAVLRAQFSFIDLQKGRPVRHDQEMMSFLGSFIFDEPGLEEGSFEDRVKQLRKQVSEGKYSQD; translated from the coding sequence ATGGAATTGACGATAGATAAACCGGTGCTTTCCCCCCATAGTTTTGCCAGGATACGTTTCCAAGATTGTGATCCTTTTGGTCATTTGAATAATGCAAGGTATATGGATTACTTTTTGGAGGCTCGTTCGGAGCAGTTGAGAGAAACTGCTAATTTCGATTTCTATGAATACGGATCTAGTTCGGGCAAATCCTGGGTGGTGAGTAAAGTGGAGACCCAGTATTTGGAGCCGGTCAAACAGAACGATGTTGTGAAAATTGTGACTCGTTTGATCAAACTGACCCCTGCAACGATCCATAATGAGTACTTACTTTTAGATAAGGAAGGATCTCGTCTGAAAGCTGTTTTGAGAGCTCAGTTTTCTTTTATTGATCTGCAAAAGGGACGTCCTGTTCGTCATGACCAGGAGATGATGTCCTTTTTAGGTAGTTTTATATTTGATGAGCCAGGTTTGGAAGAAGGCTCTTTCGAAGATAGGGTAAAACAGTTGCGAAAACAAGTATCGGAGGGAAAATATTCCCAAGACTGA
- a CDS encoding MarR family winged helix-turn-helix transcriptional regulator — protein MTRKSEKFPSKADMLSAGLSCVNFNLRRASRAVTQFYDRELEKAGLTSQRFSLLHTLGATDGLGLAELADLLVLDRTTLIRNLTPLQELGYVADVPSENKRARKVILTQKGLEALRIAYPIWEEAQAAVTEAMGEDDLKRLLKRLNSIVRKRNFKEFSKSE, from the coding sequence ATGACTCGGAAGTCCGAAAAATTTCCGAGTAAAGCGGATATGCTTAGCGCAGGTTTAAGTTGTGTGAATTTTAATCTGCGCAGGGCGTCTAGGGCAGTCACTCAATTTTATGATAGAGAATTGGAGAAGGCGGGGCTTACTTCTCAAAGATTCAGTTTATTGCATACTCTTGGCGCAACTGACGGTCTCGGCCTTGCAGAATTAGCCGATCTTCTCGTTTTAGATAGAACTACTTTGATCCGCAACTTGACTCCTTTGCAAGAGTTAGGTTACGTTGCAGATGTCCCTTCCGAGAATAAAAGAGCCAGAAAGGTGATCTTAACTCAAAAAGGTTTGGAAGCTTTAAGGATCGCTTATCCGATTTGGGAAGAAGCTCAAGCCGCAGTTACGGAAGCTATGGGAGAAGACGATCTGAAAAGATTACTAAAAAGATTGAACTCCATAGTTCGTAAAAGGAACTTCAAAGAATTTTCCAAATCTGAATAG
- a CDS encoding glutathione S-transferase family protein translates to MKVYGTSVSGNCYKIKLLLHLLKIPYEWIETDTRKGETKTQEFLVKNPVGKVPLLELDSGEFLSESNAILYFLAKETPFFPADLLAQSRVLQWMFFEQYSHEPYIAVNRWLIHFQNKKDDPKIPGNHIKGLDALRIMDDHLSKNQFFGSKQPSIADISLFAYTHVAEEGHFPLSDFPNLSSWIRRIREIPDFIPIY, encoded by the coding sequence ATGAAAGTTTACGGTACTTCCGTTTCCGGGAATTGTTATAAAATTAAACTGTTATTGCATCTTTTGAAAATTCCTTATGAATGGATTGAGACTGATACTAGAAAAGGTGAAACCAAGACCCAGGAATTTCTTGTTAAAAACCCCGTAGGTAAAGTTCCTCTTTTAGAATTGGATTCAGGAGAATTTCTCTCGGAATCCAACGCGATCTTATACTTCTTAGCAAAGGAAACTCCCTTTTTCCCTGCCGATCTTTTGGCCCAGTCGAGGGTATTACAATGGATGTTCTTCGAACAATATAGCCATGAACCTTATATCGCTGTGAATCGTTGGTTGATCCATTTCCAAAATAAAAAGGATGATCCTAAAATCCCTGGAAATCATATCAAAGGATTGGATGCACTAAGGATCATGGATGATCATCTTAGTAAAAATCAGTTCTTCGGCTCCAAACAACCTAGCATCGCGGATATTTCTCTCTTTGCATATACACATGTGGCGGAAGAAGGTCATTTTCCTCTTTCCGATTTTCCGAATCTGAGTTCTTGGATAAGAAGGATAAGAGAGATTCCAGATTTTATTCCGATATACTGA
- a CDS encoding RDD family protein, producing the protein MKSIFEKVNIEEKHFAYASLSRRVYAQFLDFLILCPVLLPQIMVFYYHNKMVYEVFPFYTALHSLLYVGYRFVMHALFGRTLGKAFAGIIVIDSGKRCLGWGRSFIRILPELALSLVTIMSAVYDSRIFLEHQAEMEGLPLAGVHRILNKWNPLDNFTFWDSILYYGISVVYIFFSHKRTALHDLFAGTRVLRYKAE; encoded by the coding sequence ATGAAGAGTATATTCGAGAAAGTTAATATTGAAGAAAAACATTTTGCATATGCGAGTTTGAGCAGAAGAGTTTACGCTCAGTTTCTGGATTTTTTGATCCTATGCCCTGTTTTGCTTCCTCAGATCATGGTTTTTTATTATCACAATAAGATGGTATACGAGGTGTTCCCCTTCTATACTGCCTTACATTCTCTACTTTATGTAGGGTACAGATTCGTAATGCATGCGTTATTCGGAAGGACCCTTGGTAAGGCTTTCGCCGGGATAATTGTTATCGATTCGGGAAAAAGGTGTTTGGGATGGGGCCGGTCTTTTATTAGGATCTTGCCCGAGCTTGCATTATCATTAGTAACTATTATGAGCGCCGTCTACGATTCCAGAATATTTCTGGAACACCAGGCTGAAATGGAAGGTTTACCTTTGGCCGGTGTTCATAGGATCTTGAACAAATGGAATCCTTTGGACAATTTCACCTTCTGGGATTCCATTTTATATTATGGGATTTCAGTGGTTTATATCTTCTTTTCTCACAAAAGGACCGCATTGCACGATCTTTTTGCAGGAACCAGAGTGCTTCGTTATAAAGCCGAATAA
- a CDS encoding amidohydrolase family protein, with the protein MRIFDSHFHIIDPRFPLVPNHGFLPEPFTVSDYNKQADWLRIKGGAVVSGSFQVFDQTYLLDALSVLGKNYVGVTQLPANTKDSEILDLHKSGVRAVRFNVRRGGSEEISKIKELGARVYDIAGWHVELYIDAKEVDEFLEEVLLSLPKVSIDHLGLSKEGFSTILRLVEKGVRVKATGFGRTNMDIRSALVEIAEINPDALMFGTDLPSTRSPAPFTEQDLHLVTDTFEGELLQKVLYSNALEFYGVNVKV; encoded by the coding sequence ATGCGGATCTTCGATTCTCATTTCCATATTATCGATCCAAGATTTCCTTTGGTGCCCAATCACGGCTTTTTGCCGGAACCATTTACGGTCTCGGATTATAATAAACAAGCGGATTGGCTTCGGATCAAAGGAGGCGCTGTTGTTTCCGGTTCCTTCCAGGTTTTCGATCAGACTTACTTGTTGGATGCCCTCTCCGTATTAGGAAAAAATTATGTAGGTGTGACCCAGCTCCCCGCAAATACTAAAGACTCCGAAATTTTGGATCTTCATAAATCGGGAGTGAGAGCTGTAAGGTTTAACGTAAGAAGGGGAGGCTCCGAGGAAATCTCTAAAATAAAAGAATTGGGTGCCAGGGTTTATGATATAGCAGGTTGGCATGTGGAACTCTATATCGATGCCAAAGAGGTAGACGAATTTTTGGAAGAAGTGTTATTGTCTCTGCCCAAGGTTTCCATAGACCATTTAGGACTATCTAAGGAAGGATTTTCTACCATTTTAAGATTGGTAGAAAAGGGAGTTAGAGTAAAGGCCACAGGATTCGGCAGGACCAATATGGATATAAGATCCGCCTTGGTGGAAATTGCAGAGATCAATCCGGATGCATTGATGTTTGGTACGGATCTTCCATCTACCCGTTCTCCTGCTCCTTTTACTGAGCAAGATCTGCATCTGGTAACGGATACATTCGAAGGTGAGTTGTTGCAAAAAGTATTATATTCGAATGCTCTTGAATTTTACGGCGTGAATGTAAAAGTATAG
- a CDS encoding SDR family NAD(P)-dependent oxidoreductase — protein MVLDKMKRGFLSKDISSLTWLKDESKGIADTLGSHVEEPNFLNKIYDLLTILDQILVEIKKPNFQKTVLITGGSSGIGKELSILLYKQGYQVLVVSISKEELKLLHKECKEINPSGKLETLEADLTQTESISKILKWISKLNLEVGVLVNNAGFGLWGKSWELSSEKVDSMLLLNIGAVTRLSNEFSKRMIERKHGFILNVASTASLQPLSYMAAYAASKSYVVSFSEALAAELAPYGVKLGILYPGTTKTNFLSVAGIHKENKKGSLGNLAYSIAMDPKDVAKVAFNAIQNETKRSVPGFMNKAHYYSTKIFPSWIVKRIADRIFKKE, from the coding sequence ATGGTTCTTGATAAAATGAAACGTGGGTTTCTATCTAAAGATATTAGCTCTTTAACTTGGCTGAAAGATGAGTCGAAAGGAATCGCAGACACTTTAGGTTCGCATGTTGAAGAACCAAATTTCTTGAATAAGATTTATGATTTATTAACCATACTCGATCAGATTTTAGTTGAAATCAAAAAACCTAATTTTCAAAAAACAGTTCTTATTACCGGAGGGTCTTCCGGGATCGGCAAAGAACTTTCTATCTTATTATACAAACAAGGTTATCAAGTATTAGTAGTCAGTATTTCCAAGGAAGAATTAAAACTTCTTCATAAAGAATGCAAAGAGATAAATCCTTCCGGAAAATTAGAAACCTTAGAAGCAGATCTAACTCAAACGGAAAGTATTTCTAAAATCCTAAAATGGATCTCCAAATTAAATTTGGAAGTGGGTGTGTTAGTCAATAACGCAGGATTCGGACTTTGGGGAAAATCCTGGGAGCTTTCTTCCGAAAAAGTGGATTCTATGCTTTTACTCAATATAGGTGCAGTTACGAGACTTTCTAACGAATTTTCTAAAAGGATGATCGAACGTAAGCATGGCTTTATATTGAATGTTGCATCCACAGCTTCTTTGCAGCCTCTCTCTTATATGGCAGCATATGCAGCAAGTAAATCTTATGTGGTTAGTTTTTCAGAAGCGTTGGCCGCGGAACTTGCTCCTTATGGGGTCAAGCTTGGGATCTTGTATCCAGGAACGACTAAGACAAATTTTCTTTCCGTCGCTGGGATCCATAAAGAAAACAAAAAAGGATCCTTAGGAAATCTTGCTTATTCCATCGCAATGGATCCTAAAGATGTAGCTAAGGTCGCATTCAATGCGATCCAAAACGAAACCAAAAGATCGGTTCCGGGATTTATGAATAAGGCGCATTATTATTCTACTAAAATATTTCCTTCTTGGATCGTAAAAAGGATAGCGGATCGGATCTTTAAAAAAGAATAA
- the map gene encoding type I methionyl aminopeptidase, with protein MTVRNQEDLKALQRIGKITAETLVKMREAAKPGISTKELDCIAHSYFSKFGARSAPQLMYKFPGYTCISLNTEIAHGIPNDRILKEGDLLNLDVSLELNGYFADTGFTLIVGKDDKGLGKLLDVSSEALKLALSGVRTGQKLNSIGKAIENTAKKNGYKVIRTLCGHGVGKSLHEEPFDICNYYEPRDKRILKSGQVIAVETFVSTGAEDFVEGSDGWTLKTPDGSFTAQFEHSVVVTELGPIILTAA; from the coding sequence ATGACGGTCCGTAACCAAGAAGATCTGAAAGCATTACAAAGGATAGGCAAGATCACTGCTGAAACTTTGGTCAAGATGAGAGAAGCTGCTAAGCCTGGGATCAGCACCAAAGAACTGGACTGTATCGCTCATTCTTATTTTTCAAAATTTGGGGCGAGAAGCGCTCCACAACTCATGTATAAATTCCCGGGCTATACTTGTATCAGCTTGAATACTGAGATTGCTCATGGAATTCCAAACGACCGTATTTTGAAAGAAGGTGACCTTCTGAATCTAGATGTTTCTTTGGAGTTAAATGGATATTTTGCCGACACCGGTTTTACCCTCATCGTTGGAAAAGACGATAAAGGTTTAGGCAAACTTTTAGATGTTTCCTCCGAAGCGTTGAAGCTTGCCCTTTCAGGTGTAAGAACAGGACAAAAACTGAATTCTATCGGCAAGGCAATAGAGAATACGGCTAAGAAGAATGGATACAAAGTGATCCGTACCTTATGCGGACATGGAGTCGGTAAATCTCTTCATGAAGAACCATTCGATATTTGTAATTATTACGAACCAAGAGATAAGCGGATTCTAAAATCGGGACAGGTCATCGCAGTCGAAACTTTTGTTTCGACTGGAGCAGAAGACTTTGTAGAAGGATCGGATGGATGGACCTTGAAAACTCCTGACGGTTCTTTTACCGCTCAGTTCGAACATTCAGTTGTTGTCACAGAGCTTGGACCGATTATTTTAACAGCGGCATAA
- a CDS encoding bile acid:sodium symporter produces the protein MLIRIVLILLSLSSMFGLGLRIEKKELGSWSKFVPILVFAFFWNFGILPASVFFAGKFLGVSELAFAAIFLCAASPGGASGGLFVLRAKGNPALGGMLIALLNGANTILTPLIFSIYQGGSGFNFDLFLKLFLIGTFLQGLPLLLGLLSKYFFPKIFDPIAPWVERFSTFCLVLAILLLIFQYGEYALSLGWITWTCAAVAVGFSFLPGIFMFNSTQEVRASLSMVSAIRSLSLALLLAELHIKQSETLLTVLMYGTVMYLLSAIVAEFWNGRKKVQI, from the coding sequence ATGTTAATACGGATCGTACTCATTCTTTTGTCCCTTTCCTCCATGTTCGGTTTGGGACTCAGGATAGAAAAAAAGGAATTGGGCTCTTGGTCCAAATTTGTTCCGATCTTAGTATTTGCATTCTTTTGGAATTTCGGGATTCTTCCTGCATCTGTATTCTTTGCAGGAAAATTTTTAGGTGTATCCGAGCTTGCATTTGCTGCAATTTTTCTTTGTGCAGCTTCGCCCGGAGGAGCTTCAGGTGGTTTGTTCGTATTAAGAGCAAAAGGAAATCCAGCATTGGGCGGAATGTTGATCGCATTATTGAACGGTGCGAATACTATTCTTACTCCTTTGATCTTTTCTATCTACCAAGGCGGTTCCGGATTTAATTTCGATCTGTTCCTAAAACTTTTTTTGATCGGGACATTTTTGCAAGGTCTACCTTTACTGCTCGGACTTCTGAGTAAATACTTCTTCCCTAAAATTTTCGATCCAATTGCTCCTTGGGTGGAAAGATTCAGCACTTTCTGTTTGGTCTTAGCGATCTTACTTTTGATCTTTCAGTATGGAGAATATGCACTGAGTCTAGGTTGGATTACTTGGACCTGTGCCGCTGTGGCGGTAGGATTTTCTTTTCTCCCTGGCATCTTTATGTTCAATTCCACACAAGAAGTTAGAGCTTCCTTGTCCATGGTTTCTGCGATCAGAAGTTTATCTTTGGCTCTACTTCTTGCTGAACTGCATATCAAACAAAGTGAGACATTGCTTACTGTGCTTATGTACGGAACCGTAATGTATTTGTTGAGTGCTATTGTCGCTGAATTTTGGAATGGAAGGAAGAAGGTTCAAATATGA
- a CDS encoding metallophosphoesterase — MNFYLNAYSKSNFIIDVIVIITFTLFLFVFLLDKRKFIFSKEWDLSFYKRILILTLIYLVLACAVPLILDVSSFIRVRIAWTVLTIAFPILGLVHFLFSKRISFLFLSIFLLCIKFYSEVWEPNFLDVEHIQIRSDKILSPIKIVHISDLQTDDIRDLHLEVREEANRFQPDLILFTGDVMNHASLYPIVTSYLKEFKSNNGFFFVTGDVDHILRYTDFSSKTGSVLWDRKSKVIQIGKNKIGLIGLGLPDYRNKTLIWNLRREIPEDIYSILISHYPDSVLHQPNEKVDLILAGHTHGGQVQVPFFGPILTLSRVPRHIAAGGLNSYENTDIIVSRGLGAEGHVAPRIRFGARPHLILLELLPANPTKETVKNGI, encoded by the coding sequence ATGAATTTTTATTTGAATGCGTATTCTAAATCCAATTTCATAATAGATGTTATAGTAATTATTACTTTTACTTTATTTCTTTTTGTATTCTTGCTGGATAAGAGAAAGTTTATCTTTTCTAAGGAATGGGATCTTTCTTTTTATAAAAGAATTTTAATTCTCACTCTGATCTATCTGGTTCTTGCGTGCGCTGTGCCTTTGATTTTGGATGTGAGTTCTTTTATTCGTGTTAGGATCGCTTGGACCGTTCTTACAATTGCATTTCCTATATTAGGATTAGTTCATTTTCTATTTTCCAAGAGAATTTCTTTCTTGTTCCTTTCTATCTTCTTGCTTTGTATCAAATTTTACTCGGAGGTTTGGGAGCCGAATTTTCTGGATGTAGAACATATCCAGATCCGATCGGATAAGATACTTTCTCCCATCAAGATCGTGCATATCTCCGATCTACAAACCGATGATATAAGAGATCTACATCTAGAAGTTAGGGAAGAAGCAAATCGTTTCCAACCGGACCTGATCTTATTTACCGGAGACGTGATGAATCATGCTTCCTTATATCCGATCGTAACTTCTTATTTGAAAGAATTCAAAAGTAATAATGGATTCTTTTTTGTTACAGGTGATGTGGATCATATATTGCGCTATACTGATTTTTCTTCTAAAACTGGTTCAGTTCTTTGGGATCGAAAATCAAAGGTCATCCAGATTGGAAAAAATAAGATCGGTTTGATCGGATTAGGTTTACCTGATTATAGGAACAAAACTTTGATCTGGAATTTGAGAAGGGAGATCCCTGAGGATATTTATTCCATTCTGATCAGTCATTATCCTGATTCTGTTTTGCACCAACCGAATGAAAAAGTGGATTTGATCTTAGCGGGACATACTCATGGTGGACAAGTCCAGGTTCCTTTTTTTGGTCCAATTTTAACTCTCTCTAGGGTCCCTCGTCATATTGCAGCCGGGGGATTGAACTCTTACGAAAATACTGATATTATAGTTAGTAGAGGTTTAGGGGCAGAAGGTCATGTGGCGCCAAGGATCCGATTCGGTGCAAGACCTCATTTGATTTTGTTGGAACTCCTACCTGCGAATCCCACGAAAGAAACCGTGAAAAACGGGATCTAA
- a CDS encoding lipoprotein LipL41 — MRFTSVFLFCLLLVFITCQSVTVEYPKYPSTKEGRDLKQFLNGVRTVAFTLEPMNSEIWGHESNRSFILMVPGKIYESFSKDSYFKILDLKDRADILEEKELSFEGIQKNRKKIGALLDADAILYVSVKQPESQCYVESKMDYLALGMAVLRVAAAGKDRDRQLSRAASSLVNDPIVKPTGVRKVYIPIEANLIRIDSGETLKVVISKPSIIFNGVGDVSCPSILPSLSTALDESISEIQRRLSPKVESEDISIFTEDENPEVEALLLEGYEEIAGENPNFQRAKAAWEKADLKAKGKSWAAKANLATYYFSEGDYQKAIQFYDEAIRLGGPEDDYLKELKELMAPPPIEEEATEEK, encoded by the coding sequence ATGCGGTTTACGTCAGTCTTTCTATTTTGTTTGCTTTTGGTTTTTATAACCTGCCAATCCGTAACCGTAGAATATCCTAAGTATCCTTCTACAAAAGAGGGAAGGGACTTAAAACAATTCTTAAATGGGGTAAGGACAGTTGCATTTACGTTAGAGCCTATGAATTCCGAAATATGGGGCCACGAAAGTAATCGTTCTTTCATATTAATGGTCCCCGGAAAAATTTATGAAAGTTTTTCAAAAGATTCTTATTTTAAGATTTTGGATCTAAAAGACAGAGCGGATATTCTGGAAGAAAAAGAACTTTCTTTCGAAGGAATACAAAAGAACAGAAAGAAGATCGGAGCACTATTGGATGCGGATGCAATTTTATACGTTTCCGTCAAACAACCCGAGTCCCAATGTTATGTGGAAAGCAAAATGGATTATCTTGCTCTTGGGATGGCTGTTCTTAGGGTAGCCGCCGCAGGAAAGGATAGGGACAGACAATTGAGCAGAGCTGCCTCTTCTCTCGTAAACGATCCTATAGTAAAACCCACCGGTGTGCGAAAAGTTTATATTCCTATAGAAGCCAATCTGATCCGGATTGATTCAGGAGAGACTCTGAAGGTTGTCATTAGCAAACCTTCTATCATTTTCAATGGAGTAGGTGACGTTAGCTGTCCTAGTATACTCCCTTCTCTTTCCACAGCTTTAGATGAGTCTATTTCTGAAATACAAAGGAGACTTTCTCCAAAAGTTGAATCGGAAGATATTTCTATTTTTACTGAAGATGAAAATCCGGAAGTAGAAGCGCTTCTTTTAGAAGGTTACGAAGAGATCGCCGGAGAAAATCCGAATTTCCAGAGAGCTAAAGCTGCTTGGGAAAAAGCGGACCTAAAAGCAAAAGGAAAATCTTGGGCGGCTAAGGCGAATTTAGCTACATATTATTTTTCGGAAGGGGATTACCAAAAGGCGATTCAGTTTTACGATGAGGCAATCCGTTTGGGAGGCCCGGAAGATGATTATCTAAAAGAGCTGAAAGAATTGATGGCGCCTCCTCCGATAGAGGAAGAGGCGACCGAAGAAAAGTAA
- the ftsZ gene encoding cell division protein FtsZ: MLRFEEEERSNPAVIKVLGIGGGGMNAVARMANSSLKGVEYVIMNTDEQVLKRSEIESKIALGSKTTRGMGAGGDPELGARAAEEDREKISSVIQGADMVFVTAGMGGGTGTGAAPIVAKIAKEQKCLVVGVVTIPFSFEGKRRMELAKRGVEQLRSYVDTLILVNNESIFQVVERDTPIDQAFRVIDDILLNAVRGISDIVNNPGIINVDFADVKAIMRDTGDAVMGVGEGYGENKVSQAVNFAIDNALLDSRSIAGATSLLINVTGGTDLTISDWNEVSQIITSQVDPNANIIIGLTEDADLEKRIRITVIATGFNKRATGIGSVPKLQSQPQRKVVGLPEMEEPRQTFKTEPERISNDPEAYRALKSKNPSGNMKEDYDIPAFLRRGEKGRG, from the coding sequence ATGTTACGTTTCGAAGAAGAAGAAAGATCAAACCCTGCAGTTATTAAAGTTTTAGGAATAGGCGGCGGCGGAATGAACGCAGTCGCTAGAATGGCAAATTCCAGCCTGAAAGGTGTGGAATATGTCATCATGAATACCGACGAACAGGTATTAAAACGTTCCGAAATAGAAAGTAAGATCGCATTAGGTTCCAAGACGACAAGAGGAATGGGTGCAGGAGGAGATCCTGAACTAGGTGCAAGAGCCGCAGAAGAGGATAGAGAAAAGATCTCATCCGTGATCCAAGGTGCGGACATGGTTTTTGTAACTGCGGGAATGGGAGGCGGAACCGGAACGGGTGCAGCACCTATCGTTGCAAAAATCGCAAAAGAGCAGAAATGCTTAGTAGTCGGAGTGGTCACAATTCCTTTTTCTTTCGAAGGAAAAAGAAGAATGGAGCTCGCCAAAAGAGGTGTAGAACAACTTCGCTCTTACGTAGATACATTAATTTTAGTTAATAATGAATCCATTTTCCAAGTGGTAGAAAGAGATACTCCGATCGACCAAGCATTTAGAGTGATAGATGATATTCTTTTAAATGCAGTGAGAGGAATCAGCGATATCGTTAATAATCCCGGTATCATCAATGTGGACTTTGCAGATGTAAAGGCGATCATGAGGGATACAGGCGATGCGGTCATGGGAGTGGGAGAAGGTTACGGAGAAAACAAAGTCTCCCAAGCGGTTAATTTTGCGATCGATAACGCTCTATTGGATTCTCGCTCTATCGCAGGAGCAACTTCTCTTTTGATCAACGTTACAGGAGGGACTGATCTTACGATTTCCGATTGGAACGAAGTATCCCAGATCATCACTTCCCAAGTAGATCCTAACGCAAATATCATCATCGGTTTAACCGAGGATGCGGATCTGGAAAAAAGAATTCGTATCACCGTGATCGCGACCGGGTTCAATAAAAGAGCGACCGGTATCGGATCCGTTCCTAAATTGCAATCCCAACCTCAAAGGAAAGTAGTAGGACTTCCTGAAATGGAAGAGCCTCGTCAGACTTTCAAAACGGAACCGGAAAGGATCAGCAACGATCCGGAAGCATACAGGGCACTTAAGTCCAAAAATCCTTCCGGAAACATGAAAGAAGATTATGATATTCCGGCTTTCTTAAGAAGAGGAGAAAAAGGAAGAGGGTAA